One window of the Thunnus albacares chromosome 3, fThuAlb1.1, whole genome shotgun sequence genome contains the following:
- the c3h6orf120 gene encoding UPF0669 protein C6orf120 homolog isoform X1 yields MTAVGLRSPRFTVYASTMMLSCSGLVVALLLSQARGFLNLSEDDVPEEWVLLHVVQGHIGAGNYSYLRLNHDGRIILHMRSLKGDADLYVSDKTLRPSFDTYKLQSATCGHDVVVVPGDFARPVGIGIYGHPSHKESEFEMRVFYDQTVLQDPFEKGLYSSEDGHKQKKSPQAADEDFQEEESIFWTILIGLLKIILEILF; encoded by the exons ATGACAGCTGT GGGCCTCAGAAGTCCAAGGTTCACTGTGT ATGCTTCCACCATGATGCTGAGCTGCAGCGGTCTGGTCGTCGCCCTCCTGCTGTCCCAGGCCAGAGGCTTCCTGAACCTCTCGGAGGACGACGTCCCTGAAGAGTGGGTGCTGCTCCATGTGGTTCAGGGCCACATCGGGGCGGGAAACTACAGCTACCTGCGCCTCAACCACGATGGGAGAATCATCCTGCACATGCGCAGCCTCAAAGGAGACGCGGACCTTTACGTGTCGGATAAAACCCTCCGGCCGAGCTTCGACACCTACAAGCTGCAGTCGGCCACCTGCGGCCATGACGTGGTGGTGGTGCCGGGGGACTTCGCGAGGCCCGTCGGCATCGGTATTTACGGCCACCCGTCGCACAAGGAGAGCGAGTTTGAAATGCGGGTGTTTTACGATCAGACGGTGCTCCAGGACCCGTTTGAAAAGGGCTTGTACTCTTCAGAAGACGGACATAAGCAAAAGAAATCCCCTCAGGCCGCAGACGAGGACTTTCAGGAAGAGGAGTCGATCTTTTGGACGATTCTAATCGGACTTTTAAAGATTATACTTGagattttgttttga
- the c3h6orf120 gene encoding UPF0669 protein C6orf120 homolog isoform X2, whose protein sequence is MMLSCSGLVVALLLSQARGFLNLSEDDVPEEWVLLHVVQGHIGAGNYSYLRLNHDGRIILHMRSLKGDADLYVSDKTLRPSFDTYKLQSATCGHDVVVVPGDFARPVGIGIYGHPSHKESEFEMRVFYDQTVLQDPFEKGLYSSEDGHKQKKSPQAADEDFQEEESIFWTILIGLLKIILEILF, encoded by the coding sequence ATGATGCTGAGCTGCAGCGGTCTGGTCGTCGCCCTCCTGCTGTCCCAGGCCAGAGGCTTCCTGAACCTCTCGGAGGACGACGTCCCTGAAGAGTGGGTGCTGCTCCATGTGGTTCAGGGCCACATCGGGGCGGGAAACTACAGCTACCTGCGCCTCAACCACGATGGGAGAATCATCCTGCACATGCGCAGCCTCAAAGGAGACGCGGACCTTTACGTGTCGGATAAAACCCTCCGGCCGAGCTTCGACACCTACAAGCTGCAGTCGGCCACCTGCGGCCATGACGTGGTGGTGGTGCCGGGGGACTTCGCGAGGCCCGTCGGCATCGGTATTTACGGCCACCCGTCGCACAAGGAGAGCGAGTTTGAAATGCGGGTGTTTTACGATCAGACGGTGCTCCAGGACCCGTTTGAAAAGGGCTTGTACTCTTCAGAAGACGGACATAAGCAAAAGAAATCCCCTCAGGCCGCAGACGAGGACTTTCAGGAAGAGGAGTCGATCTTTTGGACGATTCTAATCGGACTTTTAAAGATTATACTTGagattttgttttga
- the mrpl21 gene encoding 39S ribosomal protein L21, mitochondrial, translating to MALSRGCAGLWRTCSMLVPRHGLLLPAALRPQSTVSGVVLPRTSLSSPPWPEPSPQPEEEQRARHAATVSTVNQMIHGQDFGRLFAVVHFSGRQWKVTAEDLILIENHIEADCGERIRMEKVLLVGAEDFTLIGRPLLGNELVRVEATVIEKTESWPKIHMRFWRRHRFQRKRTIIQPQTVLRINSIQLNPALT from the coding sequence ATGGCGCTGAGCAGAGGCTGTGCGGGTCTGTGGAGGACATGCAGCATGTTGGTACCCAGACACGGTCTCCTGCTCCCCGCTGCTCTCCGGCCACAGAGCACCGTGAGCGGGGTCGTGCTGCCCCGGACGTCCCTGTCCAGCCCGCCGTGGCCTGAGCCGAGCCCGCAGCCGGAGGAGGAGCAGCGCGCCCGGCACGCCGCCACGGTGAGCACCGTTAACCAGATGATCCACGGGCAGGACTTCGGTCGTCTGTTCGCTGTGGTGCACTTCTCCGGTCGCCAGTGGAAGGTCACCGCCGAGGACCTGATCCTCATCGAGAACCACATCGAGGCGGACTGCGGGGAGCGGATCCGCATGGAGAAGGTGCTGCTGGTCGGCGCGGAGGACTTCACCCTGATCGGAAGGCCTCTGCTGGGGAACGAGCTGGTCCGGGTCGAGGCCACTGTCATCGAGAAGACCGAGTCCTGGCCTAAAATCCACATGCGCTTCTGGAGGAGACACCGGTTCCAGCGCAAGAGGACCATCATCCAGCCGCAGACGGTGCTGAGGATCAACAGCATCCAGCTGAACCCCGCACTGacatga
- the wipf2a gene encoding WAS/WASL-interacting protein family member 2, whose product MPIPPPPPPPPGPPPPPTFNEANTTPPKLSSSETKGRGALLSDICKGTRLKKVGVVNDRSAPVLEKAGGGGGGGGGGGGGGGGGGFGGGGPMGMGGLFQGGVPKLRPVGDGSTGGSVGRSALRPPGSRPAAPRPPTGRSPSPSPGNKPSPPEHQRSHRPSLPDISRPASSSSSSSTGSGMKHSTSAPPPPPPFNRGGRGNAPPTPNLKAPSTSSSHSREKPLPPTPNRGPAAHSSVKPPPSSSRPPTGGSAAPPPPPPYRPHSGSISNGPSHVDGGGAPELPQRHNSLHKKHTSSGGSSQGRSHAPPPPPSPSPSSQQVNRPPPPAREPPGRRAAPQVPPPGSRNGGRDAPPPPPPYRVHSSVSTSESHSRVGKPPPSSSSSLSSSSSRTPAGPPPPPPPIRNGHSSISSSKSIIDDFESKFNFHPIEDLPPPEEYRHFSKVYPSKNNKAMMRVAPPAPPVMR is encoded by the exons ATGCCtattcctccccctccccctcctcccccggGACCCCCGCCTCCCCCCACCTTCAATGAG GCAAACACAACTCCTCCCAAGCTGAGCTCGTCTGAGACTAAAGGCCGAGGAGCGCTGCTGTCAGACATCTGCAAAGGCACGAGGCTGAAGAAGGTCGGCGTGGTCAATGACCGTAGTGCACCCGTTCTAGAGA aagcaggaggaggaggtggcggcggaggaggaggaggaggaggcggtggTGGAGGAGGTTTTGGAGGTGGAGGTCCAATGGGAATGGGAGGCCTTTTCCAAGGAGGGGTGCCCAAATTACGCCCAGTTGGAg ATGGTTCAACAGGCGGTTCAGTGGGCAGATCTGCCCTGAGGCCCCCGGGGTCCCGGCCCGCAGCCCCTCGTCCACCCACAGGCCGCTCCCCCTCGCCCTCCCCAGGCAACAAGCCCTCCCCGCCGGAGCACCAGCGCTCCCACCGGCCCTCGCTGCCTGACATCTCCCGGCccgccagcagcagcagcagctcctccacaGGCAGCGGGATGAAGCACAGCACCTCcgctccgcctcctcctccgcccTTCAACAGGGGTGGCCGCGGCAACGCCCCACCCACCCCCAACCTGAAAGCACCTTCCACATCCTCCTCTCACAGCAGAGAGAAGCCCCTCCCTCCGACGCCCAACAGAGGCCCCGCCGCTCACAGCTCCGTTAAGCCACCTCCGTCTTCCAGCAGACCCCCCACCGGTGGCTCCGCggctccacctcctcccccgCCGTACAGACCGCACTCGGGCAGCATCTCCAACGGGCCGTCCCACGTCGACGGGGGCGGGGCTCCGGAGCTGCCCCAGAGGCACAACTCgctgcacaaaaaacacacgTCATCTGGAGGCAGCAGCCAAGGACGCAGCCACGCTCCACCCCCTCCTCCATCACCGTCTCCATCCTCGCAGCAGGTCAACAGACCACCGCCCCCCGCCAGAGAGCCGCCTGGTCGCAGAGCAG CTCCCCAGGTGCCCCCTCCCGGGTCTCGTAACGGCGGTCGGGACGCCCCTCCTCCCCCGCCCCCGTACCGCGTCCACAGCTCTGTCTCGACCTCAGAGTCCCACAGCCGAGTGGGCAAACcgcctccctcctcttcctcctccttatcatcctcctcctcccgcaCCCCGGCTGGACCCCCTCCACCGCCCCCGCCCATCCGGAACGGTcactcctccatctcctcctccaaGTCCATCATAG ATGATTTTGAATCCAAGTTCAACTTCCACCCCATTGAAGACCTTCCACCTCCTGAGGAGTACAGGCATTTTAGCAAGGTCTACCccagcaaaaacaacaagg